A portion of the Glycine max cultivar Williams 82 chromosome 10, Glycine_max_v4.0, whole genome shotgun sequence genome contains these proteins:
- the LOC100805717 gene encoding agamous-like MADS-box protein MADS3 — translation MIAREILTFLTTKTIERYHHSSLTPQDEYIECETQSWYQEVSKLKAKYDSLQRTQRHLLGEDLGPLNIKELQNLKKQLERALTQARQRKGQAYSLPADIQYLDARWEVPVVLPLRDCFAQEINMLCRLDGFVVL, via the exons ATGATCGCTAGAGAAATCCTGACTTTTTT GACTACCAAAACTATTGAGCGATACCATCATAGCTCTTTAACTCCTCAAGACGAATACATTGAATGTGAAACTCAG AGCTGGTACCAAGAGGTGTCAAAGCTAAAGGCAAAGTATGATTCTCTTCAAAGGACCCAGAG GCATTTGCTTGGGGAAGATCTTGGACCATTGAACATAAAGGAGCTGCAGAATCTTAAGAAACAGCTTGAAAGGGCTTTAACACAAGCAAGGCAAAGGAAG GGTCAAGCATACTCATTACCTGCAGATATACAGTATCTTGATGCTAGATGGGAAGTTCCTGTTGTGCTTCCTCTGCGTGATTGTTTTGCCCAAGAGATCAACATGCTATGCCGCCTTGATGGGTTTGTAGTCCTCTAG